In Sulfurisphaera javensis, a single genomic region encodes these proteins:
- a CDS encoding serine/threonine-protein kinase, with product MSSELLDRVKNLISMLDAKEGVYKLVAYITLLYLYHSNLNYNNRINFIRLLSNNSDAAKLNEKINKELENIRQYYNSLSNNNKITAKQNINMEIEKAIKNKSDSLKDIHYKYISIKSDIKYLQNLVTLIKYVDPVFGTVFEAYDKDTPYIFFDINNFDNLIDFSKSSIPSYKYSNFNDLVSCLENKGIAMQIEEDKILIFPVVTKFSQVTVAVTSLQQINFQNVYGYTIVGKIGEGATSIVYKAEKGGKYYAIKIFKPTTTGGTTRLATNYFSNVATEASNLITLSGKSPYIVRIEGIHMDVNSIKDLINGRIDLNNPPAIIMEFMEGGSVWELMQNTNITYSTCWPEIVKKIVKQVALALDYLHSQGYVHLDVKPQNIFLSKDPGKTGADVMNNVDGIVKLGDLGSAVKIGGKIDQVTPAYAPPEQVEASILGSGADPKMDIFALGMSTYVLLTLRSDNPASNFLDKAIESYNNGNIRDALDLVNQAKQALLSWKPTLPQNTPSELQQVILNAIKTDPQSRPTAKDIIKML from the coding sequence ATGTCGAGTGAGTTGTTAGATCGAGTTAAAAACTTGATAAGTATGCTTGATGCAAAGGAGGGAGTATATAAGTTAGTAGCTTATATAACTTTACTTTATCTTTATCATTCGAATTTAAACTACAATAACCGAATTAATTTCATAAGGTTGCTCTCTAATAATTCAGATGCAGCTAAACTAAATGAAAAGATAAACAAAGAACTAGAAAATATACGCCAATATTATAACAGTCTAAGTAATAATAATAAGATTACAGCTAAGCAAAACATAAACATGGAAATTGAAAAAGCAATAAAAAATAAAAGTGATTCACTTAAAGATATTCATTATAAATATATTTCAATAAAATCAGATATAAAATATTTACAAAATCTTGTAACTTTAATTAAATATGTGGATCCTGTGTTTGGGACTGTATTTGAAGCTTATGATAAAGATACACCATATATATTTTTTGATATAAATAACTTCGACAATCTCATAGATTTTTCTAAATCTTCAATACCTAGTTATAAATATAGTAACTTTAATGATCTAGTAAGCTGTTTAGAAAATAAAGGAATTGCAATGCAGATAGAAGAAGACAAGATATTAATCTTTCCCGTGGTAACTAAATTTTCGCAAGTAACAGTCGCTGTAACATCACTACAACAAATTAATTTCCAAAACGTTTATGGTTATACAATTGTTGGAAAAATAGGTGAAGGAGCGACTTCAATAGTTTATAAAGCTGAAAAAGGTGGAAAGTATTATGCAATTAAAATATTTAAACCAACAACGACAGGAGGTACAACAAGGTTAGCAACAAACTATTTCTCAAACGTAGCTACAGAAGCTAGTAACTTAATTACATTATCTGGTAAATCCCCCTATATTGTAAGGATTGAAGGAATCCATATGGATGTGAACTCAATTAAGGACTTAATTAACGGAAGGATCGATCTAAATAATCCACCAGCAATAATAATGGAATTTATGGAAGGAGGAAGTGTATGGGAACTAATGCAAAATACCAATATCACTTATTCCACTTGCTGGCCAGAAATCGTCAAAAAGATAGTAAAACAAGTAGCCTTAGCCTTAGATTATTTACACTCACAAGGATATGTGCATTTAGACGTTAAGCCCCAGAACATCTTTCTGTCAAAGGACCCGGGCAAGACTGGAGCAGATGTTATGAATAACGTTGATGGAATAGTTAAGTTGGGCGATTTAGGTTCAGCTGTAAAAATTGGAGGAAAAATTGATCAAGTCACTCCAGCTTACGCACCACCAGAACAAGTTGAAGCATCAATTTTAGGCAGTGGGGCTGATCCAAAGATGGATATATTTGCTTTAGGTATGTCAACTTACGTTTTATTAACCTTACGCAGTGATAATCCAGCTAGTAACTTTCTAGATAAGGCAATAGAATCATACAATAATGGTAACATCAGAGACGCTTTAGATTTAGTAAATCAAGCTAAACAAGCACTTTTATCATGGAAACCAACATTACCTCAAAATACGCCCTCTGAACTACAACAAGTTATATTGAATGCAATAAAAACGGATCCACAATCAAGGCCAACTGCAAAAGATATTATAAAAATGTTATAA
- a CDS encoding serine/threonine-protein kinase: MSNGSLTHLDDLIQLLSSRNVEEKLGAYIGLLYLYHTDFSSYPKIDFIQLFPASTTTYYVNHRVNIQLMGIYMDYKLNIILGYDIKPDINAVIEQEINKVSDLLKDIHYNFIRRRITRNDERIISQLSNYVDPTFGTVFELYYQPLTFYNPNYGYVDFTKIFPFMSLAQLIKYIISKGIGIPLERESRILMFPVVSKFSTASATFGIITASFSISSPQTVYGYKILEKIGEGATSTVYKAEKRGNVYAIKIFKPVTSGGTTMMAKSYFDNITAEAGNLIMLSEGSPYVIKIEGIHVDRSSVRDLISGRLDPNNPPAIIMEFMEGGSVETLMLNPNITYSTYWPGIVKKIIRQVAMALAYLHSKGYVHLDVKPQNIFLSKNPGKTGGEVYTNIDGIVKLGDLGSAVKVGGKIDQVTPSYAPPEQVEAVILGKGADPKMDIFALGMTAYVMLTLRRDNPAGDYLDKAIEAINQGKVGEALNFLNQAKQTLAVWKPVLPQNTPLDLQQAIFRALNPDPKLRPTAQEIVNTLRYP, encoded by the coding sequence ATGTCAAACGGTTCATTAACACATTTAGATGATTTAATACAATTACTTTCATCAAGAAACGTTGAGGAGAAACTTGGGGCTTACATTGGATTACTTTACCTTTACCACACAGATTTTTCATCTTATCCTAAAATAGATTTTATCCAATTATTCCCAGCAAGTACAACAACATATTACGTAAACCACAGGGTAAACATTCAATTAATGGGGATTTACATGGACTACAAATTAAACATTATCTTAGGCTATGATATTAAGCCAGACATTAACGCGGTAATTGAACAAGAGATAAATAAGGTAAGCGATTTACTTAAGGACATTCATTACAACTTCATAAGGAGAAGAATAACAAGGAATGATGAAAGAATTATTTCACAACTTAGTAATTATGTTGACCCCACTTTTGGAACAGTTTTTGAATTATATTACCAACCTCTAACCTTTTACAATCCAAATTATGGTTATGTTGATTTTACTAAAATTTTCCCCTTTATGTCTCTAGCTCAGCTAATTAAATACATTATAAGCAAGGGAATTGGAATTCCATTAGAGCGTGAAAGCAGAATATTGATGTTTCCAGTAGTTAGCAAATTTTCTACTGCTAGTGCGACTTTTGGAATTATCACTGCTAGTTTCAGCATATCGTCCCCACAAACAGTTTACGGTTATAAAATCTTAGAAAAAATCGGTGAAGGAGCTACTTCAACAGTTTATAAGGCTGAGAAAAGAGGGAATGTTTACGCTATAAAAATCTTTAAACCCGTAACTTCTGGTGGAACTACAATGATGGCTAAAAGTTACTTTGACAATATAACTGCTGAGGCTGGCAATCTAATCATGCTATCTGAAGGCTCTCCTTACGTTATTAAAATTGAAGGAATTCACGTGGATAGAAGTTCAGTAAGGGATTTAATTAGTGGAAGACTTGATCCAAATAATCCACCAGCAATAATTATGGAGTTCATGGAAGGAGGGAGTGTTGAAACACTTATGTTGAATCCTAACATAACTTATTCCACTTACTGGCCGGGAATTGTTAAAAAGATAATAAGGCAAGTTGCAATGGCTTTAGCATATCTTCACTCAAAGGGTTATGTACATTTAGACGTTAAACCTCAAAACATTTTTCTGTCAAAGAACCCGGGGAAGACTGGAGGAGAAGTTTACACAAACATCGACGGAATAGTTAAGTTGGGTGATTTAGGCTCAGCCGTAAAAGTCGGTGGGAAAATTGATCAAGTTACTCCTTCTTATGCACCGCCAGAACAAGTTGAGGCTGTGATTCTTGGTAAGGGAGCAGATCCTAAAATGGATATTTTTGCTTTAGGAATGACAGCTTATGTAATGTTAACCCTACGTCGTGATAATCCAGCTGGAGATTATTTAGATAAGGCAATTGAGGCTATTAATCAAGGTAAGGTTGGAGAGGCATTGAATTTTCTAAATCAAGCTAAACAAACACTAGCAGTATGGAAACCCGTACTTCCTCAAAACACACCCCTTGATCTACAACAAGCTATTTTCAGAGCCTTAAATCCAGATCCTAAGCTAAGACCAACTGCACAAGAAATTGTTAATACATTACGATATCCATGA